A part of Camelus ferus isolate YT-003-E chromosome 6, BCGSAC_Cfer_1.0, whole genome shotgun sequence genomic DNA contains:
- the LOC116664216 gene encoding translation machinery-associated protein 7-like, whose protein sequence is MSGCEGSKKKPLKQSKKAAKQMDKEDKAFRDRKKSRKKELQTKAVVKSSLATGGIKKSGKKLFLVPEAMAILNSIPA, encoded by the coding sequence ATGTCTGGCTGTGAAGGTAGCAAGAAGAAACCCCTGAAGCAGTCTAAGAAGGCAGCCAAGCAGATGGACAAGGAAGATAAGgcattcagagacagaaagaagagtaGAAAAAAGGAGCTACAAACAAAAGCTGTGGTAAAGAGTTCCCTGGCCACAGGTGGAATTAAGAAGTCTGGCAAAAAGCTGTTCCTTGTGCCTGAGGCAATGGCGATCCTTAATTCCATTCCTGCTTAA